A portion of the Acidimicrobiia bacterium genome contains these proteins:
- a CDS encoding cation diffusion facilitator family transporter has translation MTTPGNSTKAVVAALLANAGIAVAKFAGFLITGSASMLAECVHSVADSGNQCLLLLGGKRARRSADEDHPFGYGRERYFWAFVVAMVLFSLGGAFAIFEGITKIQHPHELDSARVAIAILTTAAVLEAFSLRTALVESRRMKGPASWWSFIRHSKNPELPVVLLEDLGAVVGLLIATTAVTASMVTGNAIYDGYGTLAIGLLLTTIAIILAIEMKSLLIGEAATGKMVNTIRAVIEGDPAVKRLIHMRTQHLGPEEVLVGAKINFTDSLTIGDVSIAVNRIESSIRASVPEATLIYLEPDTMTVP, from the coding sequence ATGACAACGCCGGGCAACAGCACCAAGGCGGTGGTGGCGGCGCTCCTGGCCAACGCCGGGATCGCCGTAGCCAAGTTCGCCGGCTTCCTCATCACCGGGTCGGCATCGATGCTGGCCGAGTGCGTCCACTCAGTGGCGGACTCCGGCAACCAGTGTCTCCTGCTCCTCGGGGGCAAACGAGCGCGCCGAAGCGCCGACGAAGACCACCCCTTCGGGTACGGCCGGGAGCGCTACTTCTGGGCCTTCGTGGTGGCCATGGTGCTGTTCAGTCTGGGCGGGGCCTTTGCCATCTTCGAGGGCATCACCAAGATCCAGCACCCCCACGAACTCGACTCGGCCAGGGTCGCCATCGCCATCCTGACCACGGCGGCGGTGCTCGAAGCGTTCTCCCTACGCACCGCATTGGTTGAGTCGCGTCGCATGAAAGGACCGGCGAGCTGGTGGAGCTTCATTCGCCACTCGAAGAACCCCGAGCTACCCGTCGTGCTCCTCGAGGACCTCGGGGCCGTCGTCGGCCTGTTGATTGCCACCACGGCGGTGACGGCATCGATGGTCACCGGCAACGCGATCTACGACGGCTACGGCACACTGGCCATCGGCTTACTGCTCACCACGATTGCGATCATCCTGGCCATCGAGATGAAGAGCCTCCTCATCGGCGAAGCGGCCACCGGCAAGATGGTGAACACCATCCGCGCTGTCATCGAAGGCGATCCCGCGGTCAAGCGACTCATCCACATGCGCACCCAGCACCTTGGCCCCGAGGAAGTGCTGGTGGGCGCCAAGATCAACTTCACCGACAGCCTCACGATAGGAGACGTCTCCATCGCCGTGAATCGCATAGAAAGCTCCATCCGAGCCTCGGTGCCGGAGGCCACCCTGATCTACCTCGAACCCGACACGATGACGGTCCCGTAA
- a CDS encoding peroxiredoxin yields MAIRLGDDAPDFSAESTEGTINFHEWKGDSWAVLFSHPKDFTPVCTTELGRVAALKPAFDQRNVKVVGLSVDGVEEHHRWSQDITDVTGSSLNFPLLADPDRTVANLYDMIHPNANDTLTVRSVFVISPDNKVKLTLTYPASTGRNFDELLRVIDSLQLTAKHKVATPADWKAGEDVVIAAAMSDEDAKVAFPDGWNAKKPYLRMVKQPN; encoded by the coding sequence ATGGCCATCCGTCTAGGAGACGACGCTCCCGACTTCAGCGCTGAGAGCACCGAAGGCACCATCAACTTCCACGAGTGGAAGGGCGACAGCTGGGCGGTGCTGTTCTCGCACCCGAAGGACTTCACCCCGGTTTGCACTACCGAGCTCGGGCGCGTAGCCGCCCTCAAGCCGGCCTTCGACCAGCGCAACGTCAAGGTGGTGGGTCTCTCGGTAGACGGCGTGGAAGAACACCACCGCTGGAGCCAGGACATCACCGACGTGACCGGGTCGTCGCTCAACTTTCCGCTGCTGGCCGACCCTGATCGCACCGTCGCCAACCTCTACGACATGATCCATCCGAACGCCAACGACACGCTCACCGTGCGATCAGTGTTCGTGATCAGTCCCGACAACAAGGTGAAACTCACCCTCACCTACCCGGCCTCCACCGGTCGCAACTTCGACGAACTTCTCCGGGTCATCGATTCCCTCCAACTCACCGCTAAGCACAAGGTGGCCACCCCAGCGGACTGGAAGGCCGGCGAAGACGTCGTCATCGCGGCCGCGATGTCCGACGAAGACGCCAAGGTGGCCTTCCCCGACGGGTGGAACGCCAAGAAGCCCTATCTCCGCATGGTGAAACAGCCGAACTAA
- a CDS encoding tetratricopeptide repeat protein — MICPSCRAETSAGASFCSGCGQDMRLRGDERRIVTVVFADLVGYTALAESMDPEQVKHLVDRCFEHLVADIEAFGGRVDKIIGDAIVALFGAPVAHEDDAERAVRAALRMQQTLAVVSSELGTVIRMRIGVDSGEVLVGALRAGGDYTAMGDVVNTASRLQTAAAPGEVLVGASTFAATRRSLRYDAIEPVALKGKAGLVPAWRATDAVAPPGYRPDRNRAPLVGRQAEVGLLRHSVDNAVGNARASLLLVLGEAGVGKSRLAEELAALTQSDHDALVLEGRCVPYGEANVWWPVADALRRGCGIRAADSSDTSMALARASVVLALGKGTPVEDIERVLNGLAYLMGYESELHHIDATRAREQAADALVSYAKGFAVQRPVILMLSDLHWADDLVLGLVDTLLERLASHRFVVLATARPVVEESWQIPRGHHNLVVLTLDPLLAEASAQLLRELAGDELGSELTEALLARSDGNPFFLEELVSLLGDSVAAGVDDAAPFSSEGMANLPDTLRGLVAARLDALAPDERRVLEDCAVLGRGSSVRALTLLARVHLGIDDVAPLLESLQATQLIILSEFDDEAVWTFRSDVVREVAYGMLTKTDRARTHKGIAMWIEQNEDSDNDSTLTRLAYHYLRAAQLAGELSPAGGGSSELQERALSWLEQAAARAADAEIFVVAKQLYSEGIELLAGQPGERQRAFLCGRARASAALADIASARVDVGAAIAEARAAGSGAQADLGLGLLVLAEVEQRERNWEIAEPILAEAAEIFVSLGDPRGEAEVLRLKGLASIGRQDYEEATELLEQALARFEQLNDRRGVAWAQQNLGWCANNSGQMEWAEVMLRRAASTFQELGDEGGLRWTQGVLGLNRLMQGYFDEAEAIFEEQVPMYIGKGDRWALGNVLIMSGSARLWTGRMNGAIERAREAQTLFHDIRNQEGWFQADWLLARALLLSGRWQDGFDVLEGIAGDSRLIPARVAMFVYIGDAEGARAMLGSDVEPGLMAGGSFIDSQAFYGGLGWVSGGAVGLLMLMEGDLTGALSLLTASAGTATHRLQGQGVLALVCAAAGSLDDALVAADYCTTGVGDTYIDHMLASIARGMVLTQRADHGAVAVFEQLVAAIDLTEDKIHQAVARLARAISAEVLHLADEAALAEEASQSLAVLGLGDTAWRPAFRLAAGLVPVA, encoded by the coding sequence GTGATTTGTCCCTCGTGCCGAGCTGAGACGAGTGCGGGGGCGAGTTTCTGTTCGGGCTGCGGCCAAGACATGCGCCTGCGGGGAGACGAACGCCGGATCGTGACGGTGGTGTTTGCCGACCTGGTTGGTTACACGGCGCTGGCGGAGTCCATGGACCCGGAACAGGTGAAGCACCTTGTTGACCGGTGCTTCGAGCATCTCGTGGCCGACATCGAGGCCTTCGGGGGTCGAGTGGACAAGATCATCGGAGATGCGATCGTGGCGCTCTTTGGTGCGCCAGTGGCCCATGAGGATGACGCCGAGCGGGCGGTACGGGCGGCGTTGCGAATGCAACAAACGTTGGCGGTGGTGTCGAGCGAACTGGGCACGGTCATCCGTATGCGTATCGGGGTAGACAGCGGCGAGGTACTAGTGGGCGCCTTGCGGGCCGGTGGCGACTACACCGCGATGGGCGACGTGGTGAACACCGCCAGTCGCCTGCAAACGGCGGCCGCGCCCGGCGAGGTGCTGGTGGGAGCGTCCACCTTCGCCGCCACCCGACGATCGTTGCGCTACGACGCCATTGAGCCGGTTGCCCTCAAGGGCAAGGCAGGCCTGGTGCCGGCCTGGCGAGCCACCGATGCAGTGGCGCCGCCGGGCTATCGCCCGGACCGCAATCGCGCTCCTCTGGTGGGCCGCCAGGCTGAGGTGGGCTTGCTCCGGCACAGCGTCGACAACGCGGTGGGCAACGCCCGGGCATCGCTGCTGTTGGTGCTAGGCGAAGCCGGGGTGGGCAAATCGCGACTGGCGGAGGAACTCGCCGCGCTTACGCAGTCGGATCACGATGCCCTCGTACTGGAGGGGCGTTGTGTGCCCTACGGCGAGGCCAACGTGTGGTGGCCGGTCGCCGATGCCCTGCGGCGTGGCTGCGGTATCCGTGCGGCTGATTCCAGCGATACATCCATGGCCTTGGCCCGCGCCTCGGTAGTTCTTGCCCTGGGCAAGGGAACTCCGGTGGAGGACATCGAGCGAGTGCTCAACGGTTTGGCGTACCTGATGGGATACGAGTCGGAACTCCACCACATTGATGCGACGCGCGCTCGTGAACAAGCCGCTGATGCGCTGGTTAGCTACGCCAAAGGTTTCGCCGTGCAACGGCCGGTCATCCTCATGTTGTCGGACCTGCACTGGGCCGATGATCTCGTGCTCGGCTTGGTGGACACGCTGCTGGAGCGTTTGGCCAGCCATCGCTTCGTGGTATTGGCCACCGCTCGGCCGGTGGTCGAAGAGAGTTGGCAGATACCGCGCGGTCATCACAACCTCGTGGTCCTGACGCTCGACCCACTCCTCGCCGAGGCTTCGGCTCAACTACTCCGGGAGCTCGCCGGGGATGAGTTGGGTAGCGAGCTCACCGAAGCACTCCTCGCTCGCAGCGACGGTAATCCGTTCTTTCTGGAGGAGTTGGTCAGCCTCCTCGGCGATTCGGTGGCGGCTGGCGTCGATGACGCTGCACCGTTTTCTTCGGAAGGGATGGCCAACCTCCCCGACACCCTGCGCGGTCTGGTGGCGGCCCGTCTTGACGCCCTGGCTCCCGACGAACGCCGCGTCCTCGAGGACTGCGCTGTGCTTGGCCGAGGGAGTTCGGTGAGGGCCCTCACACTCCTGGCCCGAGTGCATTTGGGCATCGACGATGTGGCGCCATTGCTGGAATCTTTGCAGGCCACCCAACTCATCATCTTGAGCGAGTTCGACGACGAAGCGGTGTGGACCTTCCGCAGTGATGTGGTGCGCGAGGTGGCCTACGGCATGCTCACCAAGACCGACCGGGCCCGCACTCACAAGGGCATCGCAATGTGGATCGAGCAGAACGAGGACTCCGACAACGACTCGACGCTTACGCGCCTGGCTTACCACTACTTGCGAGCCGCGCAGCTCGCCGGTGAGCTGAGCCCCGCCGGGGGAGGCAGCTCCGAACTGCAGGAGAGGGCGCTTTCGTGGTTGGAGCAGGCGGCGGCGCGAGCTGCCGACGCCGAGATATTCGTGGTGGCGAAGCAGCTCTATTCGGAAGGAATCGAGTTGCTGGCGGGCCAACCGGGTGAGCGCCAGCGGGCCTTTCTGTGCGGGCGGGCGCGCGCCTCGGCCGCTCTGGCTGACATCGCGTCTGCTCGGGTGGATGTCGGCGCGGCGATCGCCGAGGCGCGTGCGGCGGGTTCTGGCGCCCAGGCTGATCTGGGTCTGGGCCTGCTGGTACTGGCCGAGGTGGAGCAGAGGGAAAGGAATTGGGAGATCGCGGAACCCATCCTGGCCGAGGCGGCTGAGATATTTGTGAGCCTCGGTGATCCCCGAGGCGAGGCGGAGGTCTTGCGTCTGAAAGGTTTGGCGTCCATTGGGCGACAGGATTATGAAGAAGCCACGGAGCTCCTGGAGCAAGCGCTGGCCCGTTTCGAACAACTGAACGACCGGCGTGGCGTCGCGTGGGCTCAGCAGAACCTGGGCTGGTGTGCGAACAACTCCGGACAGATGGAATGGGCGGAGGTGATGCTCCGCCGCGCCGCTTCCACCTTCCAAGAACTTGGTGATGAGGGTGGCCTGCGTTGGACCCAAGGCGTCCTGGGGCTGAACCGCCTGATGCAGGGTTATTTCGATGAGGCGGAGGCGATCTTTGAAGAACAGGTTCCGATGTATATCGGCAAGGGGGATCGCTGGGCCCTCGGCAATGTTCTGATCATGTCGGGGTCGGCGCGCCTATGGACTGGTCGCATGAATGGAGCCATCGAACGGGCGCGGGAGGCTCAGACGCTGTTCCACGACATCAGGAATCAGGAAGGGTGGTTCCAGGCCGATTGGCTGCTGGCGAGGGCCTTGTTGTTGTCGGGCCGCTGGCAGGACGGCTTCGACGTGTTGGAGGGCATCGCCGGCGATAGTCGTCTCATCCCGGCCCGGGTTGCGATGTTCGTTTATATCGGCGACGCCGAGGGTGCCCGGGCGATGTTGGGAAGCGATGTCGAGCCAGGGCTAATGGCCGGAGGCTCCTTCATTGACTCGCAGGCGTTCTATGGGGGGCTGGGCTGGGTCAGCGGCGGCGCCGTCGGCTTACTGATGCTCATGGAGGGCGATCTCACCGGTGCGTTGTCGCTGCTGACCGCCAGCGCGGGGACCGCTACTCACCGACTGCAGGGCCAGGGCGTTCTGGCGCTGGTCTGCGCCGCCGCGGGATCGCTCGACGATGCCCTCGTGGCGGCCGATTACTGCACGACAGGGGTTGGGGACACGTATATCGATCACATGCTCGCCAGCATCGCCCGGGGCATGGTGCTCACCCAACGCGCTGATCACGGGGCGGTGGCGGTGTTTGAGCAGTTAGTGGCCGCTATCGATCTGACCGAAGACAAAATACACCAGGCGGTAGCCCGCCTGGCGAGGGCGATCTCCGCGGAGGTGTTGCATCTGGCCGATGAGGCCGCGCTGGCAGAGGAAGCCTCGCAGAGCTTGGCTGTCCTCGGCTTGGGCGACACCGCCTGGCGACCCGCCTTCCGCCTCGCCGCCGGTCTCGTGCCAGTGGCGTAA
- a CDS encoding ABC transporter ATP-binding protein: MTAARAEHAVKIYGSGDTEVRALDDVTVNFQSGRLTAIMGPSGSGKSTLMHCVAGLDSLTSGKVFIGDTDLTTLNDKALTQTRRDKIGFVFQSFNLIPTLDALENITLPLDLAGRQADAGWIDHVVETVRLTDRLHHRPSELSGGQQQRVAVARALASKPSIIFADEPTGNLDSKTGAEILTFMQQAVTDLGQAIVMVTHDPLAAAYASRVVFLADGGIVEDMEDPTAERVLDRIKAFGEV, from the coding sequence ATGACCGCCGCCCGAGCGGAGCACGCCGTGAAGATCTACGGATCCGGCGATACGGAAGTGCGGGCCCTCGACGACGTAACCGTGAACTTCCAGAGCGGTCGCCTCACCGCCATCATGGGCCCCTCGGGATCGGGTAAGTCCACCCTGATGCACTGTGTAGCCGGCCTCGACTCCCTCACCTCGGGGAAGGTGTTCATCGGCGATACCGACCTCACCACCCTCAACGACAAAGCCCTCACCCAAACCCGCCGCGACAAAATCGGCTTCGTCTTTCAGTCCTTCAACCTGATCCCCACCCTGGACGCGTTGGAGAACATCACACTCCCCCTCGACCTCGCCGGCCGCCAAGCCGACGCCGGCTGGATCGATCACGTGGTGGAAACCGTCCGATTGACCGACCGTCTCCACCATCGGCCGAGTGAACTTTCTGGAGGCCAACAGCAACGGGTGGCCGTGGCCCGCGCGTTGGCGTCGAAGCCCTCCATCATTTTTGCCGATGAGCCCACCGGCAACCTCGACTCCAAGACTGGCGCCGAGATCCTCACCTTCATGCAGCAGGCGGTCACCGATCTTGGTCAGGCCATCGTCATGGTCACCCACGACCCCCTCGCCGCCGCCTATGCCTCCCGAGTGGTGTTCCTCGCCGACGGTGGCATCGTCGAGGACATGGAGGACCCCACCGCCGAACGGGTGCTCGACCGGATCAAAGCCTTCGGCGAGGTCTGA
- a CDS encoding ABC transporter permease has product MLRVTLRSFWAHKRRLISTVLAVVLGVAFLTGTFVLTDTLDRVFDDLFAESNAKVDTQIQGEVLFSDPIGGEQRTLLDAGLTDKVAAVDGVASAVPFVSTIGFGSTNRVIGPDGKPLGAAQGPPTLIESWVTDSQLTPYVVQDGRGPETDGEIALNVAAVEDGGFSIGDEVTVVTQFGSEDFTLVGAVTFGTAKSSTGAVSAEFTLTQAQRLAGTGDRIQQILARGIDGLSEQETTDRIARILPTDAQAITGTQAAAQLSANVQSGFSFFKILLSVFGAIALVVGIFVISNTFAILVAQRTRELALLRAVGASRPQVLSSVLLEATLIGLVAATLGLTAGIGLAKAVTWGLDKAGLELPVTSLLVRPQIVAIAFALGLVVTLVAALLPAIRATRVPPLAALRDVAIDRSGTSRGRQGLGLVTLATGAYALSAAWTDGSSDALPRVGAGALLIIVGAIVMGPLVASPSVRAIGYPIGRLAGITGRLATENAARAPKRTSATASALIIGVALVGFITVFATSATRSVTAAVERGFTGDFVVQSSANGFGIPAGFPASVATTTAAVDGVQVVAPLGFGRADVTYPSQEKSTQFVTSVDPQQLSEVLDIQMEEGALAELTDDGIIVDTKVVESRGLALGDPIIITGANGATLAVSVEAISDDPQVLGNFTITRAAYATVAPELLDVQLFGKVTPDADIDTVIANVETAIAGTPSLEVLDRDAYIGALASQITSFVTFIYGLLILSIIIALIGIANTLSLSINERTRELGLLRAVGMDRRQLRSTIRWEAVVISLLGTFVGLGLGLVLSWALITALGSQGLTTFAVPVGSLAAITVLSALLGTMASILPARRAARLAILDAISSE; this is encoded by the coding sequence ATGCTGCGCGTGACCCTCCGCTCATTCTGGGCGCACAAGCGGCGACTGATTTCAACCGTTCTCGCCGTGGTACTCGGCGTGGCCTTCCTTACCGGAACCTTCGTGCTCACCGACACCCTCGATCGGGTCTTCGACGACCTCTTCGCAGAGTCCAACGCCAAGGTCGACACCCAGATCCAGGGGGAAGTGCTCTTTAGCGACCCCATCGGGGGCGAGCAGCGAACCCTGCTCGATGCCGGCCTCACCGACAAAGTCGCCGCCGTTGACGGCGTGGCGTCCGCCGTGCCGTTCGTGAGCACCATCGGCTTCGGTAGCACCAACCGCGTCATCGGTCCCGACGGGAAACCGCTGGGTGCCGCCCAGGGTCCCCCCACCCTCATCGAGAGTTGGGTAACCGACAGCCAACTCACCCCCTACGTGGTGCAGGACGGACGCGGCCCCGAAACTGACGGCGAGATCGCCCTCAACGTGGCCGCCGTCGAAGACGGCGGCTTCTCGATCGGCGACGAAGTGACCGTGGTGACCCAGTTCGGCAGCGAGGATTTCACGCTCGTCGGAGCCGTCACCTTCGGTACCGCCAAGAGTTCTACCGGGGCCGTGTCCGCCGAGTTCACGCTGACCCAAGCCCAACGACTGGCGGGAACCGGCGATCGAATCCAACAAATACTCGCTCGCGGCATCGACGGACTTTCGGAGCAAGAGACCACCGATCGCATCGCCCGGATACTCCCCACCGATGCCCAAGCCATCACCGGCACCCAGGCCGCCGCTCAACTCTCCGCCAATGTGCAATCCGGCTTCTCCTTCTTCAAAATTCTGCTGTCGGTGTTTGGCGCCATCGCGCTGGTGGTGGGCATCTTCGTGATCTCGAACACGTTCGCGATCCTGGTGGCCCAACGAACAAGAGAACTGGCGCTGCTGCGCGCGGTGGGCGCCTCACGCCCTCAGGTGCTGAGCTCAGTGCTCCTCGAAGCCACCCTCATCGGATTGGTAGCGGCCACCCTCGGCCTGACCGCCGGTATCGGCTTGGCCAAGGCGGTCACGTGGGGGTTGGATAAAGCCGGGTTGGAACTACCCGTCACCTCCTTGCTCGTGCGCCCCCAAATCGTGGCGATTGCCTTCGCCCTTGGGCTCGTCGTCACCCTGGTAGCCGCCCTCCTGCCCGCTATTCGGGCCACCCGCGTGCCCCCCCTGGCGGCGCTACGAGACGTAGCCATCGACCGCTCGGGGACGTCGCGCGGTCGCCAGGGACTGGGCCTCGTGACGCTGGCGACCGGTGCCTACGCCCTCTCGGCGGCCTGGACCGACGGTTCCTCCGACGCGCTGCCTCGCGTGGGGGCGGGAGCCTTGCTGATCATTGTCGGGGCCATCGTGATGGGCCCCTTAGTGGCTTCCCCGAGCGTGCGGGCCATCGGGTACCCGATTGGCCGCCTGGCCGGGATCACGGGCCGACTGGCCACCGAGAACGCCGCCCGCGCCCCGAAACGCACCTCGGCCACCGCATCCGCCCTGATCATCGGCGTGGCCCTGGTGGGCTTCATCACCGTGTTCGCCACCTCGGCCACCCGGTCGGTTACCGCAGCAGTGGAGCGAGGTTTCACCGGCGACTTTGTCGTGCAGAGTTCTGCCAATGGCTTCGGTATTCCCGCCGGATTCCCCGCCTCGGTGGCCACCACCACCGCAGCGGTCGACGGCGTGCAGGTGGTGGCCCCGCTTGGCTTCGGCCGGGCCGACGTCACCTACCCCAGTCAGGAGAAATCCACCCAGTTCGTCACCTCGGTAGACCCGCAACAACTGTCGGAGGTGCTCGATATCCAGATGGAGGAGGGGGCGCTAGCCGAACTCACCGACGACGGGATCATCGTGGACACCAAAGTGGTGGAATCACGCGGCTTGGCGCTCGGCGATCCGATCATCATCACCGGGGCGAACGGCGCCACGCTCGCGGTTTCGGTGGAAGCGATTAGCGATGACCCACAGGTACTGGGGAACTTCACCATCACCCGCGCCGCCTACGCCACGGTGGCACCCGAATTACTTGACGTGCAGTTGTTCGGGAAGGTCACACCGGACGCCGACATCGACACGGTGATTGCCAACGTAGAGACCGCCATCGCCGGCACTCCCTCCCTCGAGGTTCTCGACCGCGATGCATACATCGGCGCACTCGCCAGCCAGATCACCTCGTTCGTCACCTTTATCTACGGCCTACTGATCCTGTCGATCATCATCGCCCTCATCGGCATCGCCAACACCCTGTCGCTTTCCATCAACGAGCGCACCCGCGAACTCGGACTGCTTCGCGCCGTGGGCATGGACCGCCGCCAGTTGCGCTCCACGATTCGGTGGGAAGCCGTGGTGATCTCTTTACTCGGCACCTTCGTAGGCCTGGGCCTGGGACTCGTCCTCAGTTGGGCGCTCATCACCGCCCTGGGGAGCCAGGGCCTCACCACGTTCGCCGTACCGGTGGGTTCGCTGGCGGCCATCACGGTGCTGTCGGCGTTGCTCGGCACGATGGCGTCGATCCTCCCGGCCCGTCGGGCGGCCCGCCTAGCCATCCTCGACGCCATTTCCAGTGAGTAA
- a CDS encoding PPOX class F420-dependent oxidoreductase, with the protein MPMRPTDPPTLSPDALAFLAERHLATLTTLRPDGSPHVVAVGFTWDATAGLARVITFAPSRKARNLLTAPGSRAAVSQVDGGRWLTLEGTATVTDDPERVAEGVRRYAERYRQPGDRLDRVVIEIRVDRVLGLR; encoded by the coding sequence ATTCCGATGCGTCCCACCGATCCCCCCACCTTGTCCCCGGACGCACTCGCCTTCCTGGCCGAGCGCCACCTCGCCACCCTCACGACCCTGCGGCCCGATGGCTCGCCGCACGTGGTGGCGGTGGGCTTTACCTGGGATGCCACCGCCGGGCTGGCCCGGGTGATCACCTTCGCCCCGTCCCGCAAGGCGCGCAACCTGCTCACGGCCCCCGGTAGCCGGGCGGCCGTGAGCCAAGTGGACGGAGGACGCTGGCTCACCCTCGAGGGCACCGCCACGGTCACCGACGACCCGGAGCGAGTGGCCGAAGGCGTGCGGCGTTACGCCGAGCGGTACCGCCAGCCCGGCGATCGATTGGACCGCGTGGTCATCGAGATCCGGGTCGACCGGGTGCTCGGGTTGCGCTGA
- a CDS encoding alpha-ketoglutarate-dependent dioxygenase AlkB, with the protein MFSPTLHGVERRQLDRGAWVDFIPGFLTGSDTLFAQILADAPWKAFERPMYDRVVGVPRLETRRWNHRPAVLGRIGSALRRHYGVALPSVSANLYRDGHDSVAWHGDRVGRHRADTTVAILSLGATRQLLLRPDGGGTSLSYSMNSGDLLVQGGTCQRTYEHCVPKRARAGPRISVMFRAAGGN; encoded by the coding sequence ATCTTTTCGCCCACCCTGCACGGCGTCGAACGCCGACAACTCGATCGGGGGGCCTGGGTGGACTTCATCCCCGGCTTCCTCACCGGTAGCGACACGCTCTTCGCGCAGATCCTGGCCGACGCGCCGTGGAAAGCCTTCGAGCGTCCGATGTACGACCGGGTAGTGGGTGTCCCCCGGCTCGAAACCCGTCGCTGGAACCACCGGCCCGCCGTCCTCGGCCGCATCGGTAGCGCCCTGCGGCGCCACTACGGCGTTGCCCTCCCATCGGTGTCGGCCAATCTCTACCGCGACGGCCACGACTCCGTGGCCTGGCACGGCGACCGGGTGGGTCGCCATCGAGCCGACACCACCGTGGCCATCCTCTCGCTCGGCGCCACCCGCCAGTTACTCCTGCGCCCCGACGGCGGCGGGACCTCGCTGAGTTACTCCATGAACAGCGGCGATCTTCTCGTCCAAGGGGGCACCTGTCAGCGTACCTACGAGCATTGCGTGCCCAAGCGGGCCCGGGCGGGGCCACGTATCAGCGTGATGTTCCGCGCCGCCGGCGGGAACTGA
- a CDS encoding glyoxalase has protein sequence MSAVPSRLNIVTLGVRDMPRMRAFYGGLGWVERPGGSHEFAAFVLEGIVLALYGINDLAGDAAPGEPLTKHGWGGHAFGLTVERTDEVDEVVAAMCAAGARKVGQVVDRPWGGRSGYVADPEGNRWEILWVDGVNATG, from the coding sequence GTGAGCGCGGTTCCCTCCCGCCTCAACATCGTGACCCTCGGGGTACGCGACATGCCCCGGATGCGGGCGTTCTATGGGGGGCTGGGCTGGGTTGAGCGACCGGGTGGAAGTCACGAGTTTGCCGCCTTTGTTCTCGAGGGCATCGTGCTCGCCCTGTACGGCATCAACGATTTGGCCGGCGATGCCGCCCCGGGCGAACCACTGACGAAGCATGGTTGGGGCGGCCACGCGTTCGGGCTGACGGTGGAGCGGACGGACGAGGTGGACGAGGTGGTGGCGGCTATGTGCGCCGCCGGGGCCCGCAAAGTGGGTCAGGTGGTAGACCGCCCGTGGGGAGGCCGCTCCGGTTACGTGGCGGACCCAGAGGGCAACCGCTGGGAGATCCTCTGGGTGGATGGCGTCAACGCCACTGGCTGA
- a CDS encoding steroid delta-isomerase → MLSRSVHREPDRIGVPRAAGSFQGADGRGAVARYRADMAASTSTMRAVVNAYCEVFSRGDRAGYVGLYAPDAWIEDPVGSPLHHGSEAIGMFFDQSSSMADSIELRLTGPVRVAGGEAAFPMQARPTMGGVTFVVDIIDVMTFNDAGLITTMRAYWDAAEMRPADDE, encoded by the coding sequence ATGCTCAGCCGGAGTGTTCATAGAGAACCCGACCGTATCGGGGTGCCACGGGCGGCGGGCTCCTTCCAGGGCGCTGATGGTCGTGGCGCGGTGGCGCGCTACCGTGCGGACATGGCTGCCAGCACCTCCACCATGCGCGCGGTGGTCAATGCCTACTGCGAGGTGTTCTCCCGGGGTGACCGAGCCGGGTACGTGGGGTTGTATGCGCCCGATGCCTGGATAGAGGATCCGGTTGGGTCTCCGCTCCACCACGGCTCCGAGGCCATCGGCATGTTCTTTGATCAATCGAGCTCGATGGCCGACTCGATCGAACTGCGCCTCACCGGCCCGGTGCGCGTGGCTGGTGGGGAGGCTGCCTTTCCTATGCAGGCTCGCCCCACCATGGGTGGGGTGACCTTCGTGGTGGACATCATCGACGTGATGACCTTCAACGACGCGGGCCTGATCACCACGATGCGGGCCTACTGGGACGCCGCCGAGATGCGTCCCGCTGACGACGAGTGA
- a CDS encoding RNA-binding S4 domain-containing protein: MDTTRVDKWVWAVRLYKTRAEATAACKGGHVSVNGQSAKPATPVAVGSRVEAYAHERHRTVEVTQVIEKRVGASIAVGCYVDHTPPEPEQDHTRVAERERGAGRPTKRDRRQMDRWRHS; the protein is encoded by the coding sequence ATGGACACGACCCGGGTGGATAAGTGGGTGTGGGCCGTTCGCTTGTACAAGACGCGCGCCGAGGCCACCGCCGCCTGCAAAGGCGGACACGTCAGCGTGAACGGCCAGAGTGCCAAACCGGCCACCCCCGTGGCGGTTGGATCACGGGTAGAGGCCTACGCCCACGAGCGCCACCGCACGGTCGAGGTCACCCAGGTGATCGAAAAACGAGTGGGCGCCAGCATCGCCGTGGGCTGCTACGTCGACCACACCCCGCCCGAGCCCGAACAGGACCACACCCGAGTGGCGGAGCGGGAGCGCGGTGCCGGCCGTCCCACCAAACGCGATCGACGCCAAATGGACCGCTGGCGCCACTCCTGA